DNA from Thermodesulforhabdaceae bacterium:
AAGCCGTGGAATTCTTTAACTGTAATCATTGCTTTTGCTTCAGTTAGTTGAGCCACATAGCTTACTTCTCTAGACCGCCATTGCATTGGCATAGGAGATATGATTCCACCGGCACGAGCAATTGCCAGATAGAGCATCCCTAACTCCCAGCAATTAGGGAGTTGAACCATAACGATGTCGTCTTTGCCTATTCCTTCAGCCTTTAGACTGGTGGCTACAGAATCGACGGCTTTAGCAAAATCTTTGTAGCTGATTCTTTCAGGTAGTGATCCCACAAGGGCTTCTTTGTTAGGTGGATCTACAAATGCAGTAGCTTCCGGCATCTTCAAAACGTGTTCTCTGAAATCGTCCAAAAGCGTTCTGCGAGTTTCCCAACAACCCTTTTGGGTGTATTCTTTTATTTTGTCGGGCGTTGCTAAGATCATGGCGCCCTCCTTGGAAGGTAAGGAAGGTTAGTTATAGTTAGGCTATTTTATGTGCCAAATATAGCCATACTGCACACACTGAAGGCTGGTATTCCGCCCAGGTTGTGAGTAAGTCCAAGTTTGGGATTTGGGATCTGACGGGGACCAGCTTTTCCCTGTAGTTGCTTATAAACTTCGTAAATCATTCTTAGACCTGACGCTCCGATGGGATGGCCAAAGCATTTAAGCCCGCCGTCAGACTGACAGGGAATCTTGCCGGTAAGTTCGAAAAGCCCGTCGTTTATATCGTGAATAGCTCGTCCTCTTTCGGAAATTTGCAGATCTTCGTAAGTTACCAGCTCAGTAATTGAAAAGCAGTCGTGCACTTCGAGAATGCTTATTTGTTCTCTCGGCTTCTGTATTCCTGCTTCTTTGTAGGCTCTGATGGCGGCTTCCGTTGTGGTTTTAAGGTATGTGCCGTCCCAGCGATTCGTGTAAAGTTCCTCTCCCGATGTTGCGGCTACCTGAAGAGCCTTAACAAAAATCGGATCTTTACGGATGGAACGAGCAATTTCCGGTGTGGTTACGATAGCTGCCGCCGCTCCATCGCTTACACCGCAGCAATCAAACAATCCGAGAGGCCAGGCAATAATGGGTGCCTTAAGGACTTGCTCCTCAGTTATCTCCTTTCTCAAGTGAGCCTTAGGGTTCAAAGCCCCGGCTCGATGGCTCTTGCATGATATTTTTGCTAGAGCTCGCTTTCCTTCCTCCGGGTTGATACCGTATTTGGCAAAATAACGGGTAGCCATGAGAGCAAAACCGCCGGGAGCGGTAAAGTTTGGCAGGATGAACCGATTGAGAGTGCCCATAACCGCCCCAAAATCGGGAAGCCCGCCGTATCCTGTGTCCTTGAGTTTTTCCACACCCAGAGCCAGCGCGATCTTGACTGCTCCGGAAGCAACAGCGTAACAGGCACCCCTGAAAGCCTCTGTTCCCGTTGCACAAAAGTTTTCTACTCGGGTTACAGGAATGTTCTGAAGCTTTAACGTCTGGGCCAGTGGAATGGCGCTTTTTCCAACATTTACTTCATCGAAGCAGATTCCAAGCCATGCGGCTTCAATTTCCTTTTTTTCTATCCCGGCGTCTTCGAGTGCCTCCTGAAAGGCTTCAACCATTAGATCTTCGGCTCCAGCATCCCATCTTTCTCCGAATCTCGTGCATCCCATGCCTATGATGGCAACTTTATCTTTTATTCCCGAAGCCATGTTTAGCCTCCTTTTTTCTGGAAAATTGTTAGCGCTTTACTATAGGCACCGCTTTCCAAAAGTAGGTGTGAACACCGCGGTGACGGTCGTGGTATTTACGACGGAAAGAAAGTTCTACTTCCATCCCAACCTGAAGTTCGCCAAGATTACAGTCGGTAAAATCAAGCATCATCCTTCCGCCTTCTTCAAAGTCGATGATGCCGTAGATTTGAGGGGGATCGTAGGAAAAGGCGAGATTGTCTCCCGTATAACTGAATATATGAGCCTTTTTCCGGGAAAAGCTGTATGGTTCCATTTTATTCACCGCCTGACATTCGCTTACAACACAGATACGCTGCGGAGGAAACTGCGGTGTGCCACATTGAATGCATCGAGAGCCCACTAGACCAAGAAGAGCCTTACGGTTACGCCAGACTACAGACAGCGGACTTTCAGCCTGAAATTCTCCTCTAAGCCCTGTCTCTACTTCCAGGACTTCCCTGAAGGCGAGAAATTTTTGATAGGCTATGGGGGCTTTCCGGTTTAGCATTTCTTCAAAGGATTTCGCTGACTTTACTGAGCCTATGAGTTCTGTTGCCTCGAAATGAAGTAAATCCACACCGCTTCCGTAACCTATAAGCAGAATCTGGTCTCCAGGTTGGCACTGTTCAAGAGCCTGGCTAAGCAGAATTAGAGGGTGAGCAGAACCCGTATCCCCCACATTAAGAAAAAGTGGATTAAAGATTTGTTCATCAGAAAAACCAGCCATTTTCCCGATAAGTGAGTGTTCTCTAGGATAGGGGCATGGGTAAATTATAAATCGAAATTTATCTGGAGATAGGGACTTCTGAGCAAGATAAGTTTTGACGGCGTGAGGGATGAACTTCGTAAAACCCTCATCTCGCATCCATCGTTCTTCCCATACTCTTGGAAACGACCTGGATGGTTCTCTAAGAGGTGATGGAAAATCGGCAGAGAAGGAGAGACTTCCTCTAAAAGCGGCAATAACTCGATCTTTTCCCACCAAAACTGCTGCTCCCCCGTCACCCTGTAGGAATTCATCCGAACTCCCAGGCTTGGTCTTTCTGACTTCGCTGGCTGTTACGATGCCCCAGGAGACATCTCCTGCTTGAAGACGTTCGAGAGCAGAAAGGAGAGCCGTTGTTCCGGATCTGGTGCTTCCTGAAAAATCCGCCGTGGATACAAAATCGGCGCATTCCAGAGCTTCGGCGATGATGGCTGAGTTAAGCCTTTCTGAATATGGAAAGCTTGTTGATGCGGCGTGAAGTAAACCCTTTGATTTATGAACTGGCGAAGGATCGATTATGGCATTTCTTGAAGCCGCTACAGCCAGAGTGATGGCATCCTCATCGTAGTTTGCTACCGTGCGTTCTCCGGAAGCTAGCCCCAAGGTTGTGGCATTGATCCACGATATTGCTTTTGCCATTTCTTTTCGATCTAAGCGGTATCTTGGTAGATAAGCCCCGAAACCTGTGATTCCAACCATGACTCTGACCTCCCGTGGGTCAAGGGTTTAAGTTTGCTTTTAACTGACCGACCGTTAAGTTTAAGCCTACAAAACTATTATAAGCCTGTCAATATGAAACTTTTGACCGTTCCGGTTTATTTTCCAACCCCTGACAATATCTTCGTTTGAAACTTGCCCTTAGCTAAAACTCTTTACGCTGTTTCGAAGCTATTGTAACTTAACAAATACATGGTTATGCAGGCAGGGTAGAAAAATTGGAAAGGGAGGGCAAAGCCGTATGAAAATGAAAAAAATCGGGATCTTAATTATTGTGGTTGTGATGCTCCTTGGTGGTTGTGCTACTCAACCAGGTTATCCACCTCCAAGTAGAGCTCAGCAGGGAGCTTTGACTGGTGCTGGTATTGGTGCCGCTACCGGAGCAATTCTGGGTGCGGCTATCGGTGGAAGCGGTAAAGCTGCTCTGCTCGGCGCTGCCGGTGGAGCCGTTGCCGGTGGAATTGCTGGTGGGATGATCGGAAGCTACATGGATAGACAGGAACAGGAACTTCGTCAGGCTTTTGCAAACGTAGAAGGGGCAAGTATTCAGCGGGAACAGAATATTCTTGCGGTTACTCTCAAATCTGATGTGCTGTTCGACACCAATTCTTATGTTCTGAAACCTGGGGCATACGATGAGATTGATAGAGTAGCAAGAGTGCTGGTTACTTATCCTCAAACTCGCGTCCGAGTGGAAGGGCATACAGATTCTAGAGGTTCTGAACAATACAATCAGATGCTTTCTGAACGGCGTGCCATGTCTGTTCGGGACGCTCTTGTGCAAAGGGGAGTTGACCCGAGACGCATTGAAGTGGTCGGCTATGGAGCAACCCGACCTGTTGCAACAAATGCCACCGAGTCTGGTCGCCAGATGAACCGCCGCGTGACTGTTGTTATTATTCCCGAACAGGGATAGATCGTGACCATATGTAAAGGGCAATAGAAAGAGCAACAGAGCCGTTGAGAGATTCTACTGCATTGGTTATTGGAATCCTCACGGCTCTAGTTTTCCATCGATCTGGAAGTCCTGGTCCTTCAATACCGG
Protein-coding regions in this window:
- a CDS encoding acetyl-CoA acetyltransferase, whose protein sequence is MASGIKDKVAIIGMGCTRFGERWDAGAEDLMVEAFQEALEDAGIEKKEIEAAWLGICFDEVNVGKSAIPLAQTLKLQNIPVTRVENFCATGTEAFRGACYAVASGAVKIALALGVEKLKDTGYGGLPDFGAVMGTLNRFILPNFTAPGGFALMATRYFAKYGINPEEGKRALAKISCKSHRAGALNPKAHLRKEITEEQVLKAPIIAWPLGLFDCCGVSDGAAAAIVTTPEIARSIRKDPIFVKALQVAATSGEELYTNRWDGTYLKTTTEAAIRAYKEAGIQKPREQISILEVHDCFSITELVTYEDLQISERGRAIHDINDGLFELTGKIPCQSDGGLKCFGHPIGASGLRMIYEVYKQLQGKAGPRQIPNPKLGLTHNLGGIPAFSVCSMAIFGT
- a CDS encoding OB-fold domain-containing protein, with the translated sequence MVGITGFGAYLPRYRLDRKEMAKAISWINATTLGLASGERTVANYDEDAITLAVAASRNAIIDPSPVHKSKGLLHAASTSFPYSERLNSAIIAEALECADFVSTADFSGSTRSGTTALLSALERLQAGDVSWGIVTASEVRKTKPGSSDEFLQGDGGAAVLVGKDRVIAAFRGSLSFSADFPSPLREPSRSFPRVWEERWMRDEGFTKFIPHAVKTYLAQKSLSPDKFRFIIYPCPYPREHSLIGKMAGFSDEQIFNPLFLNVGDTGSAHPLILLSQALEQCQPGDQILLIGYGSGVDLLHFEATELIGSVKSAKSFEEMLNRKAPIAYQKFLAFREVLEVETGLRGEFQAESPLSVVWRNRKALLGLVGSRCIQCGTPQFPPQRICVVSECQAVNKMEPYSFSRKKAHIFSYTGDNLAFSYDPPQIYGIIDFEEGGRMMLDFTDCNLGELQVGMEVELSFRRKYHDRHRGVHTYFWKAVPIVKR
- a CDS encoding OmpA family protein, whose protein sequence is MKMKKIGILIIVVVMLLGGCATQPGYPPPSRAQQGALTGAGIGAATGAILGAAIGGSGKAALLGAAGGAVAGGIAGGMIGSYMDRQEQELRQAFANVEGASIQREQNILAVTLKSDVLFDTNSYVLKPGAYDEIDRVARVLVTYPQTRVRVEGHTDSRGSEQYNQMLSERRAMSVRDALVQRGVDPRRIEVVGYGATRPVATNATESGRQMNRRVTVVIIPEQG